The [Bacillus] selenitireducens MLS10 genome includes a region encoding these proteins:
- a CDS encoding DUF3397 domain-containing protein, with amino-acid sequence MTALLIQIAATLITLPVIVIVLSYLLQMIWSGRKRGMVKRSLDVSVPFFAAAIYFGVLEFLGLDILFWMIAVFLTSLGLLLFIHWRLFDEVDVKKSLLMAWRLHFLLYFGVYLGLLISEVIYTVMQ; translated from the coding sequence ATGACGGCGCTTCTTATTCAAATCGCAGCAACTCTCATAACCCTGCCGGTAATAGTCATTGTGTTGAGTTATTTGCTGCAAATGATCTGGTCAGGAAGAAAAAGGGGGATGGTGAAGAGGTCGCTGGATGTCTCAGTCCCTTTCTTTGCAGCTGCGATCTATTTTGGTGTATTGGAATTTCTGGGTTTGGATATTCTCTTTTGGATGATTGCTGTTTTTCTGACCAGTTTGGGATTGTTGTTGTTCATTCATTGGCGTCTGTTCGATGAGGTCGATGTTAAGAAATCTCTGTTGATGGCTTGGCGGCTTCACTTTTTACTCTATTTCGGGGTATACCTCGGTCTTCTGATTTCTGAGGTCATTTACACAGTGATGCAGTGA
- the bshC gene encoding bacillithiol biosynthesis cysteine-adding enzyme BshC — MKIEQMNQAASAFLDEYREFSDPVRGFFDYSPDSKGEEARFEELDAITYNRQGLSDAMLHYQERFNPDEQAIKNIHKLKDRETTVVVGGQQAGVFGGPLYTVYKMMSVLLEAERLESTYGRSVVPVFWIAGEDHDEEEINHTYTFIDRQMKVKLKDPSPLKTPASETFVRKDDILRLLKDLVKADPESERTVFLLNKAECLLQDEETYSSFFVKWMSDLFRGTGLVFMDAQDPEIRRIEKDHFVSMIQKNNAVRQVFQSAVSTCKTYGYGEPIHTGPENAHLFLHDENGERQLLSAVSENQFTDPFSGRHWTETELIEALHKEDIRLSNNVVTRPVMQDLLLPVHTFIGGPGEIKYWMVLREVFHLFDHRMPVIKPRLQMTVVQRKTEKELKRYGMTEEEVLKTGVQKHLDAIIECRKTVDDEAVIKSMKAQIQSSVNGAKEAYSQERLSYSQLTEQFERRLHQEIEQFQKKITKQRFEDQDHHIKRLRSVEGDLAPGGNPQERVYSVITLLHKNDPDIIVNIYHKIRQNLINYRSGDHLKIFL, encoded by the coding sequence ATGAAGATAGAACAAATGAACCAGGCAGCATCAGCATTTCTTGATGAGTATCGCGAATTCAGTGATCCTGTAAGAGGCTTCTTCGATTACAGTCCTGACAGCAAAGGAGAAGAAGCTCGATTTGAGGAACTTGATGCCATTACATATAACAGACAGGGTCTCAGTGACGCCATGCTTCACTATCAAGAGCGGTTCAACCCCGATGAGCAGGCTATCAAAAACATACATAAACTGAAAGACAGGGAAACGACCGTCGTAGTAGGTGGTCAGCAAGCGGGTGTGTTTGGTGGACCTCTGTACACCGTTTATAAAATGATGTCGGTTTTACTTGAAGCGGAACGGTTGGAATCGACATATGGCAGGTCTGTCGTTCCTGTTTTCTGGATTGCCGGTGAAGATCACGATGAGGAAGAGATTAACCATACGTATACTTTTATTGATCGTCAGATGAAAGTGAAATTAAAGGATCCCTCTCCACTCAAAACACCCGCTTCTGAGACGTTTGTGCGTAAAGATGATATTTTACGGCTTTTGAAAGATCTCGTGAAGGCAGATCCGGAATCGGAACGAACCGTCTTTTTACTCAATAAAGCCGAATGTCTTCTTCAAGATGAAGAAACGTATTCATCTTTCTTTGTGAAGTGGATGAGTGATCTATTTCGAGGGACCGGTCTCGTTTTTATGGATGCCCAGGATCCGGAAATACGCCGCATCGAAAAAGATCATTTTGTATCCATGATTCAAAAAAACAACGCTGTTCGACAAGTGTTTCAATCGGCCGTGTCAACATGCAAAACATATGGATACGGGGAACCGATTCATACCGGTCCGGAGAACGCCCACTTATTTTTGCATGATGAAAATGGGGAACGCCAGCTGTTGTCGGCAGTATCTGAGAATCAGTTTACGGACCCTTTTTCAGGAAGGCACTGGACTGAAACAGAATTGATCGAGGCTCTGCATAAGGAAGATATCCGACTGAGTAATAACGTGGTAACAAGACCGGTGATGCAGGATCTTCTCCTTCCGGTTCACACGTTTATCGGTGGTCCAGGTGAAATCAAATACTGGATGGTGCTCCGAGAGGTGTTTCATCTGTTTGATCATCGAATGCCCGTAATAAAACCAAGATTACAGATGACGGTTGTTCAGCGAAAGACCGAAAAAGAGCTGAAGCGATATGGAATGACCGAGGAAGAAGTGCTGAAGACAGGAGTTCAAAAGCATCTTGATGCCATTATTGAATGTCGCAAAACGGTAGATGATGAAGCTGTCATCAAGTCAATGAAGGCGCAAATCCAATCATCGGTGAACGGCGCGAAAGAAGCATACAGCCAGGAACGCTTGTCATATTCACAGCTTACAGAACAATTCGAACGAAGGCTTCATCAGGAAATAGAGCAATTTCAAAAAAAGATAACAAAGCAGAGGTTTGAAGACCAGGATCATCATATTAAGCGGCTGCGTTCGGTTGAAGGTGATCTTGCCCCGGGAGGTAATCCCCAGGAGCGAGTGTATTCTGTCATCACCTTACTTCATAAAAATGATCCGGATATCATAGTAAATATTTATCACAAAATACGACAGAATTTAATCAATTATCGGTCAGGAGATCATTTAAAAATATTCCTGTGA
- the mraZ gene encoding division/cell wall cluster transcriptional repressor MraZ, with protein MFMGEHHHNIDDKGRMIIPARFREELGAKFIVTRGMDKCLFVYPQKEWNVIEDKLKSLPFTKKDARAFTRFFFSGATECELDKQGRANIPVTLRTYADLEKECVVIGVSNRVEIWSKSVWQTYFEESEESFSDIAESIVDFDL; from the coding sequence ATGTTCATGGGAGAGCATCATCATAATATCGATGACAAAGGCCGTATGATCATACCTGCCCGTTTTCGTGAAGAGCTTGGAGCCAAGTTCATTGTGACGAGAGGCATGGATAAGTGTCTGTTTGTTTATCCCCAGAAAGAATGGAATGTCATTGAAGACAAATTAAAATCACTCCCGTTTACCAAGAAAGATGCACGTGCCTTTACGCGGTTTTTCTTCTCTGGTGCGACGGAGTGCGAACTTGATAAACAGGGCAGGGCGAATATTCCGGTTACGCTTCGTACATATGCGGATCTTGAGAAAGAGTGCGTGGTCATAGGTGTCAGTAACCGGGTTGAAATTTGGAGTAAATCGGTTTGGCAGACATATTTCGAGGAATCTGAAGAGTCGTTCAGTGATATTGCGGAAAGTATCGTAGATTTTGATTTATGA
- the rsmH gene encoding 16S rRNA (cytosine(1402)-N(4))-methyltransferase RsmH yields the protein MFEHDTVLREETVEGLAIRPGGVYVDCTLGGGGHSERILQELGEDGKLIAFDQDESAIAHAKERLKPYGDRLHIVKRNFRFLKEELEKLGYREVDGIIFDLGVSSPQFDVPERGFSYRFDAPLDMRMDQTSELTAHKVINEWSFEDLMKIFSRYGEEKFAKYIARKIEKYRETKPVETTFELVEIIKDAIPAPARRKGGHPAKRTFQAIRIAVNDELGVFEKALEDAVTMTAPGGRIAVITFHSLEDRICKQLFRKLSQPPELPRGMPVVPEGYEPVLKLINRKPITANVDELDDNHRSHSAKLRIAEKQSSRRDSE from the coding sequence TTGTTTGAACATGATACAGTACTTCGCGAAGAAACGGTCGAAGGGCTGGCCATCAGACCCGGTGGTGTTTATGTCGACTGCACTCTCGGGGGTGGCGGGCACAGTGAGCGGATTCTTCAAGAACTTGGAGAAGACGGAAAGCTGATTGCTTTCGATCAGGATGAGAGCGCGATTGCCCATGCGAAAGAACGGTTAAAGCCATATGGAGATCGGTTACATATTGTAAAACGGAACTTCAGGTTCTTAAAAGAGGAGCTCGAAAAACTCGGTTATCGGGAGGTTGATGGTATTATCTTTGACCTCGGTGTCTCATCACCGCAGTTCGACGTTCCTGAACGTGGTTTCAGTTACCGGTTTGATGCCCCGTTGGATATGCGAATGGATCAGACAAGCGAACTGACTGCCCATAAAGTGATTAATGAGTGGTCTTTTGAAGATCTGATGAAAATATTCAGCCGATACGGGGAAGAAAAATTCGCGAAATATATAGCGAGAAAGATTGAAAAATACCGGGAAACGAAACCGGTTGAGACGACGTTTGAACTCGTTGAGATCATAAAAGACGCCATACCGGCACCTGCAAGACGAAAAGGCGGACATCCTGCCAAGCGGACGTTTCAGGCGATACGGATTGCTGTGAACGATGAATTGGGTGTCTTTGAAAAAGCATTGGAAGATGCTGTGACCATGACTGCGCCGGGAGGCCGTATCGCGGTGATCACCTTTCACTCTCTTGAAGATCGGATATGTAAACAGCTTTTCCGAAAACTGAGTCAGCCTCCGGAGCTGCCACGGGGCATGCCTGTTGTCCCGGAAGGCTATGAACCGGTTTTGAAACTGATCAATCGAAAACCTATTACGGCTAATGTGGACGAACTCGACGACAATCACCGTTCACACTCTGCCAAACTGAGAATCGCAGAAAAACAATCCAGCAGGAGGGATAGCGAATGA
- the ftsL gene encoding cell division protein FtsL — MSSLKNPHQTQPRPIRKTETQHVTERIYKGGITKGEKILYSLGAIAVCVLCFAVISNYALLYMNNHQIQQMETQIEHHQGTVDGLTLQVKELSDPDRILQIARQDLGMSLQDGQVRVIHQSPAGVPD; from the coding sequence ATGAGTTCATTAAAAAATCCTCATCAGACCCAGCCGCGGCCGATTCGGAAGACGGAAACACAGCATGTCACGGAACGAATTTACAAAGGCGGAATTACAAAAGGAGAGAAAATACTATACTCTCTTGGTGCCATCGCTGTTTGTGTGCTGTGTTTTGCTGTGATTTCAAACTATGCTTTATTGTATATGAACAATCACCAGATTCAGCAGATGGAGACCCAAATCGAACACCACCAAGGCACTGTCGACGGTTTGACCCTGCAAGTGAAAGAATTGTCGGATCCGGACAGAATTTTACAAATTGCCCGTCAGGATTTAGGGATGTCTTTGCAGGATGGTCAAGTCCGTGTCATTCATCAGTCTCCGGCAGGTGTTCCTGATTAA
- a CDS encoding penicillin-binding protein, with amino-acid sequence MDPQRKRSLIRRGITLMGLLLLVITVLFSRFVYIQAAKEVQGNDLASMIESRWSESRTLEGVRGSILDRNGEVLAEEIPSYTIVAILDDSYDRHVSDPVGTASALSPVLGIEQATLEGFLTRSAAQVELGPRAKNLSYETMREVEELDLDGILFREDPRRYYPRQQFASHVIGYTERDMSVARMGLESTLNEFLEGEDGLLTYKRDGRRRPLLDADEQLTEPVNGSDVTLTLDAKIQTAMEQTMDQVNEEYDPERMIAIAAHAKTGEILAMSNRPGFNPNQYEEIENYSNYAVSSRFEPGSTMKIFTLAAAIEEGVYQGDHTYQSGSYQVIDRTVRDHNQGRGWGEITYNEGLRRSSNVAFSKLALEYLGEDTLFEYVNAFGFRDPTGIDLPNETTGLIADTYTIDAATTSFGQGSAVSPIQQIQAATAIANNGSMMKPYVIDRIVAADGEETLYENEPTVSGNPISENTANEVLALLETVVSGEGGTGHPYAIDGFQIAGKTGTAQIPNEGAPGYQSGHGNYIYSFLGMAPAHDPEVIVYVAVEKPDIEPHVPGNEPVSKVFRQVMEQSLQYLNIAPTEQGEDYQVAERHPMPTFVGQDTGRVKEQLDEEGYRVKVIGNGDIISKQTPPEGTDVVNGETVILVTDGDVTLPDLTGWSLRTVYMLASLYDIETEPDGTGYVIRQMPAVGTPLDQLQRLAVQLSTSSLDEEEWVDEQQQDVDSEEDSDDDFFMN; translated from the coding sequence ATGGATCCTCAAAGAAAAAGATCGCTGATTCGAAGAGGGATCACCCTGATGGGTCTTCTGCTTCTCGTGATAACCGTTCTTTTTTCACGCTTTGTTTACATACAGGCTGCAAAAGAGGTACAGGGCAATGATCTGGCAAGCATGATTGAATCAAGATGGTCCGAATCGCGGACACTCGAAGGGGTAAGAGGCAGTATCCTGGATCGTAATGGAGAAGTGCTGGCAGAAGAAATCCCATCCTATACGATCGTGGCTATACTTGATGATTCATATGACCGTCACGTCAGTGACCCTGTCGGCACAGCATCAGCGCTCTCTCCTGTTCTCGGGATTGAGCAGGCGACCCTCGAAGGATTCCTTACCAGAAGCGCAGCTCAGGTTGAACTGGGACCTCGTGCAAAAAACCTGAGCTATGAAACGATGCGCGAAGTTGAGGAACTTGATCTCGACGGGATTTTGTTCAGGGAAGACCCGAGGCGCTATTATCCGAGACAGCAGTTTGCCTCACATGTAATCGGATATACTGAGCGGGACATGTCTGTCGCAAGGATGGGTCTTGAGTCCACACTCAATGAATTCCTGGAAGGTGAAGATGGGCTCTTGACATACAAAAGAGACGGACGAAGGCGTCCGTTGCTTGATGCCGATGAACAGCTGACTGAACCGGTAAATGGGTCGGATGTGACATTGACCCTCGATGCGAAAATCCAGACGGCCATGGAACAGACGATGGATCAGGTGAATGAAGAATATGATCCTGAACGGATGATTGCCATTGCGGCTCATGCGAAAACAGGTGAAATACTGGCGATGTCAAATCGCCCCGGATTTAATCCGAATCAATATGAGGAAATTGAGAACTACTCGAACTATGCCGTGTCTTCAAGGTTCGAGCCGGGTTCCACCATGAAAATATTCACATTGGCTGCTGCGATTGAAGAAGGCGTGTACCAAGGGGACCATACCTACCAGTCAGGCTCCTATCAGGTCATCGACCGGACCGTACGTGATCACAATCAGGGAAGAGGCTGGGGAGAGATCACTTATAATGAGGGGTTGCGCAGATCTTCGAATGTGGCTTTTTCGAAATTGGCCCTTGAGTACCTTGGTGAGGACACGCTTTTTGAATATGTCAATGCTTTCGGTTTCAGAGACCCGACGGGCATCGATTTACCGAATGAAACAACCGGCCTGATTGCAGACACGTATACAATTGATGCTGCTACCACGTCATTCGGACAGGGTTCAGCTGTTTCTCCGATACAACAAATACAGGCTGCAACTGCCATCGCAAACAATGGGTCCATGATGAAACCGTATGTCATTGACAGGATTGTGGCTGCAGACGGGGAAGAGACGTTGTATGAAAATGAACCGACTGTCTCGGGGAATCCCATCTCCGAAAATACCGCCAATGAAGTACTCGCACTTCTTGAAACGGTTGTCTCCGGAGAAGGCGGAACCGGACACCCTTATGCAATTGACGGTTTTCAGATTGCCGGTAAAACCGGTACGGCACAAATTCCGAATGAAGGGGCTCCAGGGTATCAGTCAGGACATGGCAATTACATTTACTCATTTCTCGGCATGGCACCTGCGCATGACCCCGAAGTGATTGTATATGTGGCTGTTGAAAAGCCGGATATAGAACCGCATGTACCAGGAAATGAACCGGTCAGTAAAGTGTTCCGGCAAGTTATGGAACAGTCGCTTCAATACTTGAATATCGCGCCAACAGAACAAGGTGAGGATTATCAGGTAGCAGAACGTCATCCAATGCCGACTTTTGTCGGACAAGACACTGGACGGGTGAAAGAACAGCTCGATGAAGAAGGGTACAGAGTGAAAGTGATAGGTAACGGGGATATCATCAGTAAGCAGACGCCGCCGGAAGGAACAGACGTTGTGAACGGCGAGACTGTTATTCTTGTTACAGACGGGGACGTGACGCTTCCTGACCTGACAGGCTGGTCTCTCAGAACCGTGTATATGTTGGCGTCATTATATGATATCGAAACAGAACCGGACGGAACGGGCTATGTGATCCGTCAGATGCCTGCAGTGGGTACGCCCTTGGATCAGTTGCAACGGTTAGCCGTTCAACTGTCCACATCCTCTCTTGATGAAGAGGAATGGGTCGATGAACAGCAACAAGATGTTGACAGTGAAGAGGATTCTGATGATGATTTCTTCATGAATTGA
- a CDS encoding UDP-N-acetylmuramoyl-L-alanyl-D-glutamate--2,6-diaminopimelate ligase: protein MKIRELLDHISPCRVKGDLDQDIKSLEMDSRLVSEGALFFCIRGFTVDGHDYAAQAADRGAVAFLTEEELPVDGTQLIVRDSRRAMAQLAARFYNYPSDRMTMIGVTGTNGKTSVTHFIQDLLKRAGTEAGMIGTMYTELKGIQTETVNTTPESFTLQKRLNEMYLAGAEAVTMEVSSHALHLGRVHGTAFDVAVFTNLSQDHLDYHQTMDQYAQAKSLLFSQLGSGGETDAYKRAVINVDDSYADIMLGASAVPVITYGIEKPCDVRAEDLEVSPEGIRFTIRLNQQSYPVQLKLAGTFSVYNALAAFAAVYAIGIEPEQAARFLSELPQVRGRFERVETDAPFHVIVDYAHTPDGLENVIRTAKETTDRPVTVVFGCGGDRDRKKRPLMGKLAEDLADHVILTSDNPRSENPEAIIQDILSGMSKDNHTVQTDRKAAITHAIMNATEGEVIVIAGKGHETYQITGDVTLDFDDRKVSLEAVKERYS, encoded by the coding sequence ATGAAAATCAGAGAACTTTTAGATCATATCAGTCCATGCCGTGTCAAAGGCGATTTGGATCAGGATATCAAGAGTCTGGAAATGGATTCAAGACTTGTCTCAGAAGGTGCATTGTTTTTCTGTATTCGGGGATTTACTGTAGATGGCCATGATTATGCAGCTCAGGCAGCTGATCGTGGTGCGGTTGCATTCCTTACGGAAGAGGAGCTTCCTGTGGATGGTACACAGCTCATTGTAAGGGACTCAAGACGGGCCATGGCTCAGCTGGCGGCCCGTTTTTACAACTACCCGTCTGATCGGATGACTATGATCGGGGTGACAGGAACGAATGGAAAAACGAGTGTCACGCATTTTATTCAGGATTTGCTGAAACGCGCAGGCACAGAAGCCGGCATGATAGGTACAATGTATACAGAACTGAAAGGCATTCAGACGGAAACGGTCAATACAACTCCGGAGTCTTTTACACTGCAAAAGCGGTTGAACGAGATGTACCTTGCAGGAGCTGAAGCGGTGACAATGGAAGTTTCGTCTCATGCCCTTCATTTGGGAAGGGTGCACGGAACGGCATTTGATGTTGCGGTCTTTACAAATCTCAGCCAGGACCACCTGGATTATCATCAAACGATGGATCAGTACGCGCAGGCAAAGAGCCTGTTATTTTCTCAACTTGGTTCGGGTGGTGAAACCGACGCCTATAAGCGGGCTGTGATCAATGTCGACGATAGCTATGCGGATATCATGCTGGGTGCTTCGGCTGTGCCTGTCATAACGTATGGGATTGAAAAACCTTGCGATGTCAGGGCGGAAGATTTAGAAGTCAGTCCGGAGGGCATCCGATTCACGATCCGTCTGAATCAGCAGTCTTATCCGGTCCAGCTGAAACTTGCAGGCACATTCTCCGTTTACAATGCTCTTGCTGCCTTTGCGGCAGTATATGCAATCGGAATCGAACCGGAGCAGGCGGCCCGCTTTCTTTCGGAACTGCCTCAGGTCCGGGGGCGCTTTGAACGGGTGGAAACGGATGCGCCTTTTCACGTCATTGTCGATTATGCACACACGCCTGACGGACTCGAAAATGTGATCCGGACAGCGAAGGAGACGACTGACAGACCGGTAACTGTGGTCTTTGGATGTGGAGGAGACCGGGACCGGAAGAAGCGTCCGCTAATGGGGAAACTGGCCGAAGATTTGGCAGACCACGTCATTTTAACCTCGGATAATCCGAGATCAGAAAATCCTGAAGCGATTATTCAGGATATCCTGTCCGGTATGAGTAAAGATAATCATACGGTCCAAACCGATCGTAAAGCAGCAATCACCCATGCGATAATGAATGCAACAGAAGGAGAGGTCATTGTTATTGCAGGTAAGGGGCATGAAACCTACCAGATTACAGGTGATGTGACCCTTGATTTTGATGATAGAAAGGTGTCTTTAGAAGCTGTAAAGGAGAGATACTCATGA
- a CDS encoding UDP-N-acetylmuramoyl-tripeptide--D-alanyl-D-alanine ligase, which yields MSGHIDRKLIQSVSKEMSGDIPLTFVAHGVQTNPENIVTGDLFVPLKGEMFDGHQLIEAAVENGAAASLWRISEPVPKTLDRTFPLFFVEDPERAVEEMAEQYLFDIDPTRVAVTGDYTRHLTRTVLAGMLKKNYRVYLPEETLGEPLPFFSSVLSMPDDTDVILFDVPSRTDDIVRSASELIIPQLAVLCCHRDQHEADIAGHAVHIEAGMKKTGTVFVDRNRWQDVDWQTDLVEYGEDSDSLFYPEQVREEDGRVLFSIKGIMFLDFSLPWLMKDHIMSVLAALGPAIHLGMGAESVAQGVSELTMEDFDFETCHSKDGTVVLVDHGRGLKSGLKYSLGMLKHMHHFDRRVLIVDEGFQSNPLKEKIIHEVFADELRDPITDLITIGEKAFWIRSALNNAGITLNGGHYQTHHEAMPELTELLKDEALVLYRGLNSVLMTEMIKEWNNE from the coding sequence ATGAGTGGACATATCGACAGAAAGCTGATTCAATCTGTTTCCAAAGAGATGAGCGGCGATATTCCGTTAACCTTTGTTGCACATGGTGTGCAGACCAATCCGGAAAACATTGTGACAGGTGATCTTTTTGTTCCGCTGAAAGGTGAGATGTTTGACGGGCATCAGCTGATCGAGGCTGCGGTTGAAAATGGCGCAGCAGCCTCTCTTTGGCGAATATCAGAACCGGTTCCCAAGACTTTAGACCGTACGTTCCCACTTTTCTTTGTCGAGGATCCGGAACGGGCTGTTGAAGAAATGGCTGAGCAATATTTGTTTGATATTGATCCGACGAGGGTCGCAGTCACAGGTGACTATACCAGGCATTTGACAAGAACCGTGCTGGCAGGCATGTTGAAAAAAAACTACAGAGTCTATTTACCGGAAGAAACGCTTGGTGAACCATTGCCATTCTTTTCATCTGTTTTGTCGATGCCGGATGATACCGATGTGATTTTATTTGATGTCCCTTCAAGAACAGATGATATTGTCAGGTCTGCAAGCGAACTTATCATTCCTCAGTTAGCGGTTTTATGTTGTCATCGGGATCAGCATGAAGCAGATATAGCAGGTCATGCTGTTCATATAGAAGCCGGAATGAAAAAGACAGGAACGGTTTTTGTGGACCGCAATCGTTGGCAAGACGTGGACTGGCAAACGGATCTGGTGGAATACGGAGAGGACTCAGACAGCCTTTTTTACCCGGAACAGGTTCGTGAAGAAGATGGCCGTGTTCTGTTTTCCATAAAGGGTATCATGTTTCTTGACTTTTCATTGCCATGGCTGATGAAAGATCATATTATGAGCGTTTTGGCGGCTCTCGGTCCTGCTATTCATTTGGGTATGGGTGCGGAGTCTGTCGCGCAGGGCGTCTCTGAACTGACAATGGAGGATTTCGATTTTGAGACATGTCATTCAAAGGATGGCACCGTTGTTCTCGTGGATCATGGCCGAGGGTTGAAAAGCGGATTGAAATATTCGCTTGGGATGCTGAAGCATATGCATCATTTTGACAGGCGTGTCCTGATTGTCGATGAGGGATTTCAATCGAATCCCCTGAAAGAAAAAATCATCCATGAAGTCTTTGCGGATGAGCTTCGGGATCCGATTACCGATTTGATCACGATTGGTGAGAAGGCATTTTGGATCCGGAGTGCGCTGAATAATGCAGGGATCACGCTGAATGGTGGTCATTATCAGACTCACCACGAAGCCATGCCGGAGTTGACGGAGCTTTTAAAAGATGAAGCACTTGTCCTGTACAGAGGCCTAAACAGTGTTCTCATGACTGAGATGATTAAAGAATGGAACAACGAATAG
- the mraY gene encoding phospho-N-acetylmuramoyl-pentapeptide-transferase codes for MFQDGLLFALAGAFLLTAVLSPVFIPYLRKLKFGQSIREEGPQWHQVKSGTPTMGGVMFLTAIVMITLIISAGFQTVSANVMMLLIVTVFFGLLGFMDDYIKVVKKRNLGLTSKQKLAGQIVISAVIYLILMLSGFSTEVSVPGTAWSLDFGWAYFPFLVVVLVGTSNAVNLTDGLDGLVAGSSVIAFSAFAFIAHQAGMMDVTMFALAVSGAMAGFMLVNVHPAKIFMGDTGSLALGGALAMIAVLTKTELLLIIIGAVFVIETLSVILQVASFKLRGKRIFKMSPIHHHFEMSGWSEWRVVIVFWSMGLVFALLGVWIEVWM; via the coding sequence ATGTTTCAAGACGGATTACTATTTGCACTGGCCGGTGCGTTTCTCTTAACGGCAGTGCTGTCACCAGTTTTTATTCCCTATTTGCGAAAGTTGAAATTCGGACAGAGTATCAGAGAAGAAGGGCCGCAGTGGCACCAGGTCAAGTCAGGAACGCCTACGATGGGAGGCGTCATGTTTTTGACTGCGATTGTGATGATCACACTGATTATCAGTGCAGGCTTTCAGACGGTGTCTGCGAATGTGATGATGCTCTTAATCGTGACCGTTTTCTTCGGACTTCTAGGTTTCATGGACGATTATATCAAGGTAGTCAAAAAGCGTAATCTTGGACTGACTTCAAAGCAGAAGCTTGCAGGACAGATCGTGATTTCAGCAGTGATCTATCTCATCCTGATGCTGAGCGGGTTTTCGACCGAAGTTTCCGTACCTGGGACTGCCTGGTCACTGGACTTTGGATGGGCGTATTTTCCTTTCCTGGTTGTGGTGCTTGTTGGTACGAGTAATGCAGTAAATCTGACGGATGGATTGGACGGTCTGGTTGCAGGAAGCAGTGTCATTGCTTTTTCTGCGTTTGCCTTTATCGCTCATCAGGCAGGGATGATGGACGTGACGATGTTCGCTCTCGCGGTTTCGGGAGCAATGGCCGGTTTTATGCTGGTAAACGTTCATCCGGCCAAGATTTTTATGGGAGACACCGGTTCTCTTGCATTGGGAGGCGCCCTAGCGATGATTGCGGTCCTGACAAAAACGGAACTCTTACTCATCATCATCGGAGCTGTTTTTGTCATTGAGACACTGTCGGTGATCCTGCAGGTTGCATCATTTAAATTGAGAGGCAAGCGTATTTTTAAAATGAGTCCTATTCATCATCATTTTGAGATGTCCGGATGGAGTGAATGGCGTGTTGTCATCGTCTTCTGGTCAATGGGGCTGGTATTCGCCCTGCTTGGTGTATGGATTGAGGTGTGGATGTAA